Below is a window of Flavobacterium sp. CFS9 DNA.
GGCGAAGAATTTTTAAAATCAACTGATACAGTTCCGGTTTGCGAATAAATAGTATTTGTTCCGAGAAAAACTCCAAAAAATAAAATCCATAAGACAAAAGGAAACTGCCTGGAAAAATCATTGTTCATAATTGATAATTATTAGTTTATTAGAATTTGTTTTTGAATATGATGTACGTATTAAATCTTTTAAGTTTGGACATGGAAATCCCCGGCTGCTTATAAAACTTTTTTTTAAGTGTTATAGGCTGCAAAAAATCGCAATAAAACGGTGTGTCTTTTTTACCTGCTGATTAAGTAGGTATTGTTTCCGGTAGGTCTGATTTTTATTTCTAAGGCAAATGCAACAGTCTGCAGCATTTCGTAAATCCCCTGCCTGCTGTCGAGCGTACCCTGAATGGTGAGATTTTTTAAATCATCTTCTAAATAATTTACCTTAAAATCATTTTCTTCTTTTAATTTAGTCAAAACCTGCTCCAGAGTCAGTCCGTCAACATACAGCAACGCTTTTTTCCATTCAGGTTCCAGAATGTCTGTCTTTTCTTTTTTTACGGTAGAAGATCCTTTGGTATAGACTGCTTTATCACCTCTTAGCAGCAATACACTATTAGTTTCTCCTTCCACTTTTACTTTTCCGGTTCTGACATTTACCTCGGGCTGTTTTTCACTATAGGCTTTAATGTTGAATGAAGTTCCTAAAACCGTCGTTTTTATAGACCCTGAGGTAATTACAAATGGCTTTGAAGGATCCCGTTTTACCTCAAAAAAAGCTTCTCCTTTTAAGGTTACCTTTCTTTCGTCATCCGAAAAATGTGCGGGATATTCAATTTGCGAGTTTTGATTCAGCCATACTCTTGTTCCGTCAGGCAGGCTTATGAGTCGGATATCATTTTTAAATGTAGTGGTTGAAGTAATTTCAAGATCTGATTTTTTATGTAAACCGAAAAATTGATAGCTGCCTAATGAAATTACAAATACAGCACATGCCGCAGCAATCCAGTTGTATAGCCTTTTATGTTTATCAATCGTAACCCTGCGTATATTGTTCCACATTCTTGCCTCACTATGGTCAGGAAGTATACCCCGATTGGGGATCAAATTCCATTCTTCTTTCATTCTTTTGGATTTCATTCGAGTTAACATTTACTATTTGAAATTTACGTACAGATATCAATTCAACTACATTAGATTCTGACTTCGACAAATATCACGGAGCAGTAGTACTATTAACGTTTTCTTAATCTGAATAAAGATTTAACAACAAGAGTTTAGAACAAAATCAACCCGCAAATACCTTAAAAAGGTTTATTTAACCCATTATTGGGCGTAATTATTTTTAAACACATAGAAACATAGATTTAACGCTCTCAAAAAAGGCGTTCTACTTATTCTAAACACACAGAGACCACTATGCGTAAGAAACATGTTTCTTTTCCTATTCTTTTATGAGCATATCCCGATGTATCCGGACTAATATGTTAAATCATTTTTTTATCAATTACGCCCAATTCTGGATGCATTTACAATACTAATTCTGTCTGATATACAAAGAATAAAGCGAACCAATACAACTCGTGATTATGGACAGAGTTTTTCTTAAGAAATTGTAAGGTCTTGGAAATTTGGTTGGCAACAGCCCCCGGAGACATCTCCATCTCTTCGGCTATCTCCTTATAACTGCGGTCTTCAAACTTGTGCAGGCTGAATATTTTTCTTCTTTTAGCAGGAATTTTGTCCAATAGGTATTCAATTCTTTCCATTTGTAAACTCACTTCTTCTTCAGACTGTGTTTTACTATCCAATTCCTGGATCAGCGCATTATCTTCAACCGAAAAGATTCGGTTTTGCTTCTTATACCATCTGGAAATTTCCTGCTTAGAGCTCTTAAACAAAACAGCTTCAAGACTTACCTGAGGATCTAATTTGGAACGATATTTCCAAAGATGAATAAAAACATTCTGCGTGACATCTTCTGAATCGGCTAATTGCGAAGTGTATTTTTTAACAAAACAAAATACTTTAAAATGGTATAAATCATATATTTCTTTAAAGCATGAATCATCACCAGCACGTAACCTTATAATTAAATTAGAACTCATAATAAAAATTTCAACTGTTAAAGAAGACCCTTACAAATGTATGATAAACCTCAATTGTTAATTTTTGAATTCTGTCATTTAATAATTTGTTAATATTGTGACATTCACAATATGACGTCGCAGTTTTAAGTTAGCTGTAAATCTGCACTTAATTATTTCGAAATGAAATACTGATGAAAATATAAAACCGGAATTATTTGCTTTTATTTAAATTATTAGCCGCCGGAGGATAATTCAATAAATAGTTTGTACCGAATTATGGACCTGGAAGTGTAATATTGGTCCAGCTTTGTCTGCAATTGAAGAAAATTATGCAATCTATGTAATTTTAGCCATTATAAAAGCCGCAAAGGGTAACTTTGCGGCGTGGATGACAGACTTTATCTGTTATACTTTACAATGAAATTTATCTAACAACAGATTTGGTTTTCTTTGGAAAATCAAAAAAGGTACTAGTAAGTATGGGTACAAAAAATATAGCAACGGTAAGGGCCGAGATCCCAATATCTGCAGCATGACTTCCCAAGAATTTACTGAATGCTGTTTCGGGATAAAAATGTTCGTATAAAGACAACGCCAGCTTGATCCCTAAAATGGCAATTACTACAAAAGCAGCAGTTTCTAAAAACTTGTATTTTTCCAGGAGATTCACAAACCTCTGTGCTATAAAGCGCATCGCCAGTATCCCTATAAATACTCCAATACATACCAATATGATGTTCGGTGTAAAGGCTACCGCTGCAAATACATTATCGATTGAAAAAGCCATATCCATAAGCTCCACTAGGCAAACT
It encodes the following:
- a CDS encoding RNA polymerase sigma factor gives rise to the protein MSSNLIIRLRAGDDSCFKEIYDLYHFKVFCFVKKYTSQLADSEDVTQNVFIHLWKYRSKLDPQVSLEAVLFKSSKQEISRWYKKQNRIFSVEDNALIQELDSKTQSEEEVSLQMERIEYLLDKIPAKRRKIFSLHKFEDRSYKEIAEEMEMSPGAVANQISKTLQFLKKNSVHNHELYWFALFFVYQTELVL
- a CDS encoding FecR family protein, with amino-acid sequence MKSKRMKEEWNLIPNRGILPDHSEARMWNNIRRVTIDKHKRLYNWIAAACAVFVISLGSYQFFGLHKKSDLEITSTTTFKNDIRLISLPDGTRVWLNQNSQIEYPAHFSDDERKVTLKGEAFFEVKRDPSKPFVITSGSIKTTVLGTSFNIKAYSEKQPEVNVRTGKVKVEGETNSVLLLRGDKAVYTKGSSTVKKEKTDILEPEWKKALLYVDGLTLEQVLTKLKEENDFKVNYLEDDLKNLTIQGTLDSRQGIYEMLQTVAFALEIKIRPTGNNTYLISR